The following coding sequences are from one Oncorhynchus kisutch isolate 150728-3 linkage group LG23, Okis_V2, whole genome shotgun sequence window:
- the LOC116356642 gene encoding collagen alpha-2(IX) chain-like: protein MGMRGTNGHTGHRGETGVRGLSGLTGKPGPPGVSGPHGDRGPPGPQGRLGDLGHTGLEGPQGPSGLQGSDGATGKPGPRGSRGPPGPQGSNGPAGILGMTGAGGLIGPAGERGEMGMLGPSGDLGPPGLDGEQGTPGQSGLEGQTGTNGEKGDLGPCGKLGPPGQPGARGLQGLKGLQGSPGPMGIEGDVGPLGVAGGPGSKGEKVNKY from the exons ATGGGAATGCGTGGCACAAATGGTCACACCGGACATAGG GGGGAGACTGGTGTAAGAGGCCTGTCTGGTCTTACTGGGAAGCCTGGACCTCCA GGTGTATCAGGACCTCATGGGGATAGAGGCCCTCCAGGACCTCAG GGTCGGCTAGGGGATCTGGGACACACAGGGCTAGAGGGCCCACAG ggcCCCTCGGGGCTGCAGGGCTCAGATGGAGCCACGGGGAAACCGGGACCAAGGGGAAGCAGGGGGCCTCCGGGGCCACAAGGCTCTAACGGACCAGCAGGAATCCTA GGAATGACAGGTGCTGGTGGACTAATTGGACCAGCGGGGGAAAGAGGAGAAATG GGTATGCTGGGACCTTCTGGTGATCTAGGTCCTCCTGGACTGGATGGCGAACAG GGCACTCCTGGCCAATCGGGGTTGGAGGGGCAAACAGGAACAAATGGGGAAAAG GGAGACCTAGGGCCTTGTGGGAAACTTGGTCCTCCAGGGCAGCCTGGAGCTCGAGGTCTACAAGGACTCAAAGGGTTACAAGGCTCTCCTGGACCAATGGGAATAGAG GGTGATGTTGGACCTCTTGGCGTTGCTGGTGGTCCAGGTTCCAAAGGGGAGAAGGTTAACAAATACTGA
- the LOC116356527 gene encoding collagen alpha-1(XIX) chain-like yields MTGTSPLFCIHQSQSGFMGEIGPAGLSGLQGIMGPRGPPGPDGPQGEKGESGPSRAIGPQGKTGPPGVAGLQGVRGDTGMPGPQGPVGKVGTEGDLGHKGEPGLDGEKGEPGGPGEPGEQGVDGLPGIKGPPALLGLEGPQGEVGAQGPEGPLGALGVRGNPGPEGKQGLKGEKGDDGRDGSPGKTGHIGRSGKRGKAGIRGTRGERGPKGERGHVGLIGVPGWVGSIGIPGLGGDRGDQGEKGSEGEKGNIGPLGLPGRDGLKVLLVLTSV; encoded by the exons ATGACTGGTACATCACCTCTGTTCTGTATCCACCAGAGTCAGTCAGGATTCATGGGAGAAATAGGACCTGCAGGCTTGTCAGGGCTACAG GGTATTATGGGCCCTAGGGGGCCTCCAGGGCCTGATGGACCTCAAGGAGAGAAG GGGGAGTCTGGGCCTAGCAGAGCCATCGGACCTCAAGGCAAAACAGGACCTCCG GGGGTGGCTGGACTTCAAGGAGTCAGAGGTGACACAGGGATGCCAGGACCACAG GGTCCAGTAGGGAAGGTTGGGACTGAGGGAGACTTGGGCCATAAAGGTGAGCCAGGActagatggagagaaaggggagccAGGGGGACCAGGCGAGCCAGGAGAACAG GGGGTTGACGGTCTGCCAGGCATCAAAGGGCCCCCAGCACTTCTTGGTTTGGAG GGGCCACAGGGTGAGGTGGGAGCCCAGGGGCCAGAAGGTCCCCTAGGGGCATTG GGTGTCAGGGGAAACCCAGGACCTGAGGGAAAACAGGGACTGAAAGGAGAGAAG GGAGATGACGGTAGAGATGGATCCCCTGGAAAGACAGGTCACATCGGAAGGAGT GGGAAAAGAGGCAAGGCTGGAATCAGGGgcacaagaggagagagaggaccaaAG ggagagaggggacatgtGGGATTGATTGGTGTTCCAGGATGGGTGGGGTCTATA GGAATCCCAGGCttgggaggagacaggggggatcAGGGTGAAAAAGGGAGTGAG GGAGAAAAGGGGAACATAGGGCCGCTCGGTCTGCCAGGGCGTGATGGCCTAAAGGTACTTCTGGTTCTGACTTCTGTGTGA
- the LOC116356607 gene encoding collagen alpha-1(II) chain-like, which translates to MELWLCHPDYASGMYYIDPNQGSPNDALLVYCNFSGTPAQTCLHPRDAQMTMKAWLKDSETNSSFQWLSKQEQGFQFYYPGANVVQMRFLRLQSWKAVQRIIYSCHPGHRLGHTDREVKFLADTRRQSFLGALKDCMPGEEVDSLEPRESVFEFEDLNLLPVRDVAVFGGGNFTHEFGFTVGPICFS; encoded by the exons ATGGAGCTGTGGCTCTGCCACCCCGACTACGCCAGCG GGATGTATTATATTGACCCCAACCAGGGCAGCCCCAATGATGCTCTCCTAGTCTACTGCAACTTCTCTGGCACACCCGCACAGACCTGCCTTCACCCCCGAGACGCCCAG atgaccatgaaggcctggctAAAGGATTCAGAGACAAACAGCTCATTCCAATGGCTCAGCAAGCAGGAACAAGGATTTCAG TTCTATTACCCAGGGGCCAATGTGGTTCAGATGCGTTTCCTGAGGTTGCAGAGTTGGAAAGCCGTGCAAAGGATCATCTACTCATGCCACCCGGGACACAGGCTGggtcacacagacagagaggtcaAGTTCCTGGCAGACACAAGGAGGCAGAGTTTCTTGGGAGCACTTAAAGACTGCATG CCTGGAGAAGAGGTGGATTCGCTGGAGCCGCGGGAGTCTGTGTTTGAATTTGAGGACCTCAACCTGCTTCCTGTGAGAGATGTGGCTGTCTTCGGGGGTGGAAACTTCACACATGAATTTGGCTTCACCGTCGGGCCCATCTGTttcagctag